The proteins below come from a single Treponema phagedenis genomic window:
- a CDS encoding YggS family pyridoxal phosphate-dependent enzyme encodes MNVIQQNIEEVKRRIAEACARAGRDPSEVKLLMATKTIAPDWILQAFECGELLIGENKVQELAEKYEALSAVPHRAHFIGHLQTNKIKDVIQYADCIESVDRFDLAEKLARRLRFEDKTIDVLIQVNTSAEETKSGCAPEEALSLIKQVSAFPDLRIKGLMTIGLFSSDTEKVRACYRLLKNIQEDCIKLALPNVEMAVLSMGMSGDFEIAIEEGSTEVRVGTSIFGERVYH; translated from the coding sequence ATGAATGTAATTCAGCAAAATATCGAGGAAGTTAAGCGGCGGATTGCCGAGGCTTGCGCAAGAGCGGGGCGCGACCCGTCCGAGGTGAAGCTTTTGATGGCGACAAAAACGATTGCGCCCGATTGGATTTTGCAAGCCTTTGAATGCGGCGAACTTTTGATCGGAGAAAATAAGGTTCAGGAGCTTGCGGAAAAGTATGAGGCGCTTTCGGCGGTGCCGCATCGGGCTCATTTTATCGGGCATTTGCAAACCAATAAAATAAAGGATGTAATTCAATATGCCGATTGCATTGAGTCGGTTGACCGGTTTGACCTTGCGGAAAAACTTGCGAGGCGGCTGCGGTTTGAGGATAAAACTATTGATGTTTTAATTCAGGTGAATACCTCCGCCGAAGAAACAAAATCGGGGTGCGCTCCCGAAGAGGCACTTTCGCTGATAAAGCAGGTTTCCGCTTTTCCGGATCTGCGCATAAAGGGATTGATGACCATCGGGCTTTTTTCTTCAGACACCGAAAAAGTGCGCGCCTGTTATCGGCTTTTGAAAAACATACAAGAGGATTGCATTAAGCTGGCTTTGCCGAATGTGGAAATGGCGGTTCTTTCAATGGGCATGTCGGGCGATTTTGAAATAGCCATAGAAGAAGGAAGCACTGAAGTCCGGGTGGGAACATCGATTTTCGGTGAACGAGTATATCATTAG
- a CDS encoding Nif3-like dinuclear metal center hexameric protein, with translation MTSIELDAYFNKLLNIPAFDAADPSQNGLQVDNSGKNITKVAFAVDACLETIMQARERGAGMLFVHHGLFWGSGIKITGAHYHRIKTLMDGDLALYAVHLPLDAHPEYGNNSGLAKRLQLQNLQPFGEWRGMKIGLQGHIASDSGKGIDIEEAVKRLFPSGEKPAHVLPFGKKELCTAGIISGGAADEIEQAIDSGLELFITGEIEHVTYHTALENRITVIAGGHYQTETVGVGLVAKKLSEDFGIETFFIDVPTGM, from the coding sequence ATGACATCAATTGAGTTGGATGCTTATTTTAACAAGCTTTTAAATATTCCCGCTTTTGATGCGGCAGATCCTTCGCAAAACGGGTTGCAAGTAGATAATAGCGGAAAGAATATTACCAAAGTTGCTTTTGCGGTAGATGCTTGTCTTGAAACTATTATGCAGGCCCGAGAGCGGGGGGCAGGCATGCTTTTTGTGCATCACGGGTTGTTTTGGGGAAGCGGTATAAAAATTACCGGTGCTCATTACCACAGGATAAAGACGCTGATGGACGGAGATTTAGCATTATACGCCGTTCATCTTCCGCTTGACGCTCACCCTGAATACGGCAATAATAGTGGGCTTGCAAAGAGACTGCAATTGCAAAATCTGCAGCCGTTCGGTGAATGGCGAGGAATGAAAATCGGTTTGCAAGGGCATATTGCTTCTGATTCCGGCAAAGGAATTGATATCGAGGAAGCTGTCAAAAGACTTTTTCCTTCGGGCGAAAAGCCTGCGCATGTTCTTCCTTTTGGAAAAAAAGAGCTTTGCACTGCGGGAATTATTTCAGGCGGGGCTGCAGATGAGATTGAACAGGCAATTGATTCCGGACTTGAGCTTTTTATTACCGGCGAAATTGAGCATGTAACATACCATACCGCATTGGAAAACCGTATTACGGTTATTGCGGGAGGGCATTATCAAACCGAAACGGTCGGAGTCGGGCTTGTTGCAAAAAAGCTTTCGGAAGACTTCGGTATTGAAACATTTTTTATAGACGTTCCGACAGGAATGTAA
- the lspA gene encoding signal peptidase II translates to MMSKILKNKEFFLPLLLTVVVIVLDQITKALVVAKIPPYGLGFQLFGDFFRIVHVYNTGAAFSLGHDLNPLASFLFLRILPLLIMIVVVVIYFKTKSFSYPQRWFIAGIIGGGFGNLIDRFFNSKGVVDFIDVKFYGIFGMQRWPTFNIADSSIVICGILLIISFIIQERKMKKEVTNEN, encoded by the coding sequence ATGATGAGCAAAATATTAAAAAATAAAGAGTTTTTTTTACCTTTATTGTTGACGGTCGTGGTTATAGTTCTGGATCAAATAACAAAAGCACTGGTTGTCGCAAAGATTCCTCCGTATGGTTTGGGTTTTCAGCTTTTCGGTGATTTCTTCCGTATCGTGCATGTATATAATACGGGTGCGGCGTTCAGTTTGGGGCATGACCTTAATCCGCTCGCAAGCTTCCTTTTTTTACGAATCCTCCCGCTATTAATTATGATTGTTGTTGTTGTAATCTATTTTAAAACAAAATCTTTTTCTTACCCACAACGCTGGTTTATTGCAGGGATCATCGGTGGAGGATTTGGAAATCTAATCGATCGTTTTTTTAACTCAAAAGGAGTGGTTGATTTTATTGATGTGAAATTTTACGGTATATTCGGAATGCAACGATGGCCTACTTTTAATATTGCCGATTCAAGCATTGTTATTTGCGGTATTTTATTAATTATTTCTTTTATTATTCAAGAACGAAAAATGAAAAAAGAGGTCACCAATGAAAACTAA
- the mazG gene encoding nucleoside triphosphate pyrophosphohydrolase, with product MNNPSEKFTALYEVIKQLRAPDGCPWDREQTPLSLRSTLLEETYEALEAIEETEIKNQSSLHAAEELGDILLNVVMIAYMYEQREDFSVADMLQVLTEKLIRRHPHVFGQTAGFAGPTDNAKPVTADKVLDQWEEIKKTLENKREESLLDSIPKNFPPLLRAFKLQKKASKNGFDWNDYSGAFSKFEEECAEFKESIEENNQNHIEEEFGDVLFSLVNIARFLKIDPAVALSRSNTKFESRFRFIEKKMNAENLKMTAENCKIMDKFWEEAKTNTNE from the coding sequence ATGAATAATCCATCCGAAAAATTTACAGCCTTATACGAAGTTATCAAACAACTGCGCGCCCCTGATGGCTGTCCTTGGGATCGGGAGCAGACGCCGCTTTCTTTGCGGAGCACCTTACTTGAAGAAACATACGAAGCTTTGGAAGCTATTGAAGAAACAGAAATAAAAAATCAATCCTCATTGCATGCGGCAGAAGAACTTGGGGATATTCTGTTAAATGTGGTAATGATTGCGTATATGTATGAGCAAAGAGAGGATTTTTCCGTAGCGGATATGTTGCAAGTTCTTACTGAAAAATTGATCCGACGACATCCGCATGTATTCGGACAAACAGCGGGATTCGCGGGGCCGACAGATAATGCAAAGCCGGTTACTGCGGATAAGGTACTTGACCAATGGGAAGAAATTAAGAAAACATTGGAAAACAAGCGGGAAGAATCTCTTTTAGATTCAATCCCCAAAAACTTTCCTCCCCTGCTGCGAGCTTTTAAATTGCAAAAAAAAGCATCAAAAAACGGTTTTGATTGGAATGATTATTCCGGAGCGTTTTCAAAATTTGAAGAAGAATGTGCCGAATTTAAAGAAAGTATAGAAGAAAATAATCAAAATCATATTGAAGAAGAATTTGGCGATGTCTTATTTTCCTTGGTAAACATAGCCCGCTTCTTAAAAATAGATCCTGCGGTTGCCTTAAGTCGATCTAATACAAAATTTGAATCTAGGTTTCGTTTTATTGAGAAGAAAATGAATGCGGAAAATTTAAAAATGACGGCAGAAAATTGTAAAATAATGGATAAATTCTGGGAAGAAGCAAAAACAAATACAAACGAATAG
- a CDS encoding ISNCY family transposase yields MKLFMSIDQITRGHVIANCLEGRCTVQQAALRLNLSRRRVQQLKKAFKEKGAVAMLHGNSQRPSAKKTSKEIEQRLLALRSDPALSKSNFLHFHEIVTGEYQLQLSYSTLRRILLSHGICSPKKRRTRKKVHKTRNRRACFGELLQVDATPFPWFGGKEKSALHAFIDDARGMITGLYLCKNECLLGYLEVLRQTLENYGLPAALYPDKCSVFFVNAKKQLSIEEQLQGTKEQVTQFGKIIKYLGIDMFPAHSSQAKGRVERLWQTLQSRLPVEFARRHITTIEQANQFLKEYIGIFNKQFGVPACDSYSMFVPTPKTLDLDKLLSSVITRKLSSGSTISIKNHLFKIEQNKFGAGTMVNVLISQKHGIRALIHDEFYPIVPLDDIYRTDTVGRTGDLPQVVIDLIYEFLLKDAKAG; encoded by the coding sequence ATGAAATTATTTATGAGCATTGATCAAATTACACGAGGACATGTTATCGCCAACTGCCTAGAGGGGAGATGTACGGTACAACAAGCTGCGCTTCGATTAAACCTTTCACGAAGACGCGTACAGCAATTAAAAAAGGCGTTCAAAGAAAAGGGTGCAGTCGCAATGCTGCATGGCAACAGTCAGCGTCCCTCTGCAAAGAAGACCTCGAAAGAAATTGAGCAGCGATTACTTGCGCTGCGAAGCGATCCCGCATTGTCAAAAAGCAATTTTTTGCATTTTCATGAAATAGTAACTGGAGAATATCAATTGCAGCTGTCATATTCGACTCTGCGCCGTATTCTGTTATCACATGGAATTTGTTCACCAAAGAAAAGACGAACACGAAAGAAGGTGCATAAAACGCGCAATAGAAGAGCTTGCTTCGGAGAGCTGTTGCAAGTGGACGCAACCCCGTTTCCTTGGTTCGGCGGGAAAGAAAAATCCGCATTACATGCTTTTATTGATGATGCACGCGGAATGATTACCGGTCTTTATTTATGCAAAAACGAGTGCCTGCTCGGATATTTAGAAGTTCTGCGGCAGACACTCGAAAATTACGGACTCCCTGCCGCTCTTTATCCGGATAAGTGTAGCGTTTTTTTTGTTAATGCAAAAAAACAGTTATCCATTGAGGAGCAATTACAAGGAACCAAGGAACAAGTAACACAATTCGGCAAAATTATCAAGTACTTAGGAATCGATATGTTCCCGGCTCATTCATCACAAGCAAAAGGACGTGTTGAGCGATTATGGCAAACATTACAAAGCCGACTCCCTGTTGAATTTGCACGACGCCACATCACAACCATAGAGCAAGCAAATCAATTCTTAAAAGAGTATATCGGTATTTTCAACAAACAGTTTGGTGTTCCTGCCTGCGATTCATATTCAATGTTTGTACCGACACCAAAAACACTCGATCTTGATAAACTGTTGTCATCCGTTATTACGCGCAAACTTTCAAGCGGATCTACCATCTCAATCAAAAACCATTTGTTTAAAATTGAGCAGAATAAATTCGGCGCAGGCACAATGGTAAATGTATTGATTTCCCAAAAGCATGGTATACGCGCTTTAATACATGATGAATTCTATCCGATTGTACCGCTCGATGATATATACCGAACCGATACGGTTGGACGAACCGGAGACCTGCCTCAAGTAGTTATTGACTTGATTTATGAATTCTTACTTAAAGATGCAAAAGCAGGATAA
- a CDS encoding IS3 family transposase, protein MHITKDLHKRKFQVKKICEITGIARSVYYSNKDNTTKHEKDMIICEAIKKLPKKIQQTAGAKPKSKLLSVMLDRPINHKRVERIAKKYGLQAKIRRRKHPKEYYKQKKEERKNLPSNILNREFVATTFLSKLVTDISYFRVKGGWLYLSPILDLYNREIVAYACSRHVDAQLAVDTVTHRAEKYSLEGVLLHSDQGATYTSHAYREKLTELGMIQSMSRRGNCWDNACIENFFGTIKCESGYYDTLKNGLLTYKQMEELIGKYIEFFNNERIQKKLGWKSPVDFRTQVA, encoded by the coding sequence GTGCATATAACCAAGGATTTACACAAAAGGAAATTCCAGGTGAAAAAGATTTGTGAAATTACCGGTATCGCTCGAAGTGTGTATTATTCCAATAAAGATAATACAACGAAGCACGAGAAAGATATGATTATATGTGAAGCGATTAAAAAGCTGCCGAAGAAAATCCAACAAACAGCTGGGGCTAAACCAAAAAGCAAGCTTCTAAGTGTAATGCTGGACAGGCCAATAAACCACAAGCGAGTGGAGAGAATAGCGAAAAAGTATGGATTACAGGCAAAAATACGCCGGCGAAAGCATCCAAAAGAGTATTACAAGCAGAAAAAGGAAGAACGAAAAAATCTTCCGTCAAATATTCTTAACCGAGAGTTTGTCGCAACGACATTTTTAAGCAAGCTGGTTACGGACATATCATATTTTAGAGTAAAAGGCGGCTGGTTATATTTAAGTCCGATATTGGATTTATATAATCGAGAGATAGTTGCCTATGCGTGTTCACGGCATGTGGATGCACAACTTGCTGTTGACACCGTTACGCACCGAGCCGAAAAATATAGTCTTGAAGGAGTCCTGCTACATAGCGATCAAGGAGCAACGTATACATCACATGCGTACCGAGAAAAACTGACTGAACTTGGGATGATACAAAGCATGAGCCGGCGTGGAAACTGTTGGGATAATGCCTGCATAGAAAACTTTTTTGGAACCATTAAATGTGAAAGTGGTTATTATGATACATTGAAAAATGGATTACTCACTTATAAACAGATGGAAGAACTTATAGGTAAGTACATTGAATTCTTTAACAATGAAAGAATTCAAAAAAAATTAGGTTGGAAGTCACCTGTTGATTTTAGAACGCAGGTTGCTTAA
- a CDS encoding transposase has product MERKQHDEQFKAQVRAEYLRGALGYKKLAKKYGVTRDVIRGILLAGRRGSTMKIDLEKELAVFKPSGDKELDHYKHACAYWMEYAKRLEQEIEKQQQDKKKFKCI; this is encoded by the coding sequence ATGGAAAGAAAACAGCATGATGAGCAATTCAAAGCACAAGTGAGAGCGGAGTATCTACGCGGCGCATTGGGGTACAAAAAATTAGCAAAAAAATATGGTGTGACGCGAGACGTTATTCGTGGTATACTACTAGCCGGAAGGAGAGGTAGTACTATGAAAATCGATTTGGAAAAAGAATTAGCAGTTTTTAAACCAAGCGGCGATAAAGAACTTGATCACTACAAGCACGCCTGCGCCTACTGGATGGAGTATGCGAAAAGACTTGAACAGGAAATTGAAAAGCAGCAACAAGATAAAAAAAAATTCAAGTGCATATAA
- a CDS encoding methyl-accepting chemotaxis protein, producing the protein MTIQKKIILTTTIVCFLCATVIGANILIISTRNLEKNINASNALSANNLTLQIDSRFSEILTQIDLIIKLMVEFDLYTYEDLTSYLVYLRKEYPENDFCLAFENELFANARAWKAPADFIATNRPWYTGAEKADGFFITEPYASVSDDGTYVAMGIAKKFKMKNGMNGVFNDDILLDAFFAILDDFQLEMNGYVFLIDDAGNLLSHPNEKYHAKIDSQTGKLITTNIKELEDGNKITDILKSASKDRLSNVLVTDYDGVKRFLYFSHSKTTDWTIGIAVSYNEIFAPIRRMLFYCIIILLIFLIIGTIVAFFAAARISRALKKTALLLHNISEQDGDLTVSITPETKDEAADVALAFNKTIAKIRNAMLSIRDNSDGIRTAIENLAEQMNESSVSINQITLTVENVKHQTTAQATSVEETTAASEAIVRTMQGLNDNIEAQSKNIAETRLAVEKMVANVESTTASLQENMKNIVSLQTASEAAKDSTVKVSELMKTINESSAVLLEASTIIQSVADQTNLLSMNAAIETAHAGDSERGFAVVAGEIRKLAEESSTQSKSISSVLKNLKTQIVDVSQIIKNSETIFNDIFSLSKKIWGQEDSAVQTMQEQGRENRQVLNSIADVAELTYQVRNNSDEVLTGSEQISNEMQGLSKMTEALRTAMEEVATATKSINSSLQQINNITQQNKERVVTLNSEIEKFKV; encoded by the coding sequence GTGACTATTCAAAAAAAAATTATTTTAACAACAACTATCGTTTGCTTTCTTTGTGCTACCGTTATCGGTGCAAATATTTTAATTATTTCAACAAGGAATTTGGAAAAGAATATTAATGCGAGTAACGCCCTAAGTGCAAACAATTTAACTTTACAAATTGATTCAAGGTTTAGCGAAATTCTCACACAAATAGATCTCATAATTAAACTGATGGTAGAATTTGATTTATACACGTATGAAGATCTTACCTCATATCTTGTATACCTACGAAAAGAATATCCGGAAAATGATTTTTGTCTTGCCTTTGAAAATGAGTTATTTGCCAACGCCCGCGCATGGAAAGCGCCTGCGGATTTTATTGCGACAAATCGGCCTTGGTACACGGGAGCGGAGAAAGCTGACGGCTTTTTTATTACCGAACCGTATGCAAGTGTTAGTGATGACGGAACCTATGTTGCAATGGGAATTGCTAAAAAATTTAAAATGAAAAACGGCATGAACGGTGTTTTCAATGATGATATTTTATTAGATGCGTTCTTTGCCATTTTAGATGATTTTCAATTGGAAATGAACGGGTATGTTTTTTTAATAGATGATGCCGGTAATCTGCTTTCACATCCGAATGAAAAGTATCATGCAAAAATTGACTCACAAACAGGCAAGCTCATTACTACTAATATTAAGGAACTGGAAGATGGAAATAAAATTACGGATATTCTTAAAAGTGCTTCTAAAGATAGATTGAGTAATGTTTTGGTTACCGACTATGACGGAGTTAAAAGATTTTTGTATTTTTCGCATTCGAAGACAACAGATTGGACAATTGGTATTGCCGTTTCATATAATGAAATTTTTGCCCCGATCAGAAGAATGCTTTTTTATTGTATTATAATTCTGCTTATTTTTTTAATTATCGGAACAATTGTCGCTTTTTTTGCGGCAGCAAGAATATCTCGAGCGCTGAAAAAAACGGCTCTTTTATTGCATAATATTTCCGAACAGGACGGAGATTTAACCGTTTCGATTACGCCTGAAACAAAAGACGAAGCGGCGGATGTAGCGCTTGCATTTAATAAAACAATTGCAAAAATTCGCAATGCAATGCTTTCTATACGCGACAATTCCGATGGAATACGTACCGCTATCGAAAATCTTGCTGAGCAAATGAATGAAAGTTCTGTGTCAATAAATCAAATTACATTAACAGTCGAGAACGTGAAACATCAGACAACCGCACAGGCGACAAGCGTTGAAGAAACTACCGCTGCGAGTGAAGCAATTGTGCGCACCATGCAAGGTTTAAATGATAATATCGAAGCGCAAAGCAAAAACATTGCGGAGACAAGATTAGCAGTTGAAAAAATGGTTGCAAATGTTGAATCCACAACGGCAAGTTTACAAGAAAACATGAAGAATATAGTAAGCCTTCAAACCGCTTCGGAAGCAGCAAAGGATTCAACCGTAAAAGTATCTGAATTGATGAAAACAATCAATGAAAGCTCTGCCGTACTTTTAGAGGCAAGTACAATTATCCAAAGTGTTGCGGATCAAACAAATCTTCTTTCTATGAATGCGGCAATTGAAACCGCTCATGCAGGAGATAGCGAGCGCGGCTTTGCCGTTGTAGCCGGAGAAATCAGAAAACTTGCCGAAGAGTCTTCAACGCAAAGCAAATCAATCTCCAGTGTGCTTAAGAATTTGAAAACACAAATAGTCGATGTTTCTCAAATCATTAAAAATTCGGAAACCATTTTTAATGATATATTTTCTCTTTCTAAAAAAATATGGGGACAGGAAGACTCTGCTGTGCAGACTATGCAAGAACAAGGACGGGAAAACAGACAGGTTCTTAACTCAATTGCCGATGTTGCTGAATTAACTTATCAGGTCCGAAACAATTCAGACGAAGTACTTACCGGCAGTGAGCAAATCTCGAACGAGATGCAGGGGCTTTCAAAAATGACTGAAGCCTTAAGAACGGCTATGGAAGAAGTTGCAACGGCAACAAAATCAATAAATTCATCCTTGCAGCAAATAAATAATATTACCCAGCAAAACAAAGAGAGAGTTGTTACACTTAACAGCGAAATTGAAAAATTCAAAGTATGA
- a CDS encoding A/G-specific adenine glycosylase, with protein sequence MTLSSKQIEDFQKRIINYYKAHGRNFPWRETADPYEIMVSEFMLQQTQTERVVPKYLGWLERFPTVKDLADADFMSVLTMWSGLGYNRRARFLHEAAKKIVSEYQGKVPANPQDLQKLPGIGSYTAAAISVFAYNNALALIETNIRSVFLFFFFPDKEKVHDTEIFKLITDVLYTENPRLWYYALMDYGAELKKRIKNPNRRSKHYTKQSKFEGSVRQMRGAILRSLQNFEKPAAKSELSATIDIELTHFETALSALIDEGFVAETDEGYCIKN encoded by the coding sequence ATGACTCTTTCGTCCAAGCAAATTGAAGATTTCCAAAAACGTATCATCAATTACTATAAAGCACACGGAAGAAATTTTCCATGGAGAGAGACAGCCGATCCGTATGAGATCATGGTTTCCGAGTTTATGCTCCAACAAACACAAACAGAGCGGGTTGTTCCGAAATATCTTGGCTGGCTTGAGCGTTTCCCTACAGTAAAAGATCTTGCCGATGCCGATTTTATGTCGGTACTCACAATGTGGAGCGGGCTCGGTTATAATAGACGCGCGCGTTTTTTGCATGAAGCGGCAAAAAAAATTGTTTCCGAGTATCAAGGAAAGGTTCCTGCAAATCCTCAAGATTTGCAAAAACTTCCCGGAATTGGGTCGTATACGGCTGCCGCAATTTCAGTTTTTGCTTATAACAACGCTTTGGCTTTGATCGAAACAAATATCCGCTCGGTTTTTTTGTTTTTTTTCTTCCCTGATAAAGAAAAAGTCCACGATACTGAAATATTCAAACTCATTACCGATGTCTTGTACACTGAAAACCCCCGTCTTTGGTACTATGCGCTGATGGATTATGGGGCGGAATTAAAAAAACGAATAAAAAACCCGAACCGTCGAAGTAAGCATTATACTAAACAATCAAAATTTGAAGGCTCGGTGCGCCAAATGCGCGGCGCAATTTTACGCAGCTTGCAGAACTTTGAAAAACCCGCAGCCAAGTCGGAACTGTCTGCAACCATCGATATAGAACTCACTCACTTTGAAACCGCCCTTTCCGCTCTCATTGACGAAGGTTTTGTGGCAGAAACCGATGAAGGGTATTGTATAAAAAACTAG
- the cmk gene encoding (d)CMP kinase, with protein sequence MKEDYRVPQDKILRIAISGASGCGNTTVSGLLAEKLRLPCINYTFKNIAKELNIPFTEIIQRAKTDFSYDKKVDTKQVELAQKSSCVLGSRLAIWLLKEADLKVYLFASEEERAKRVQKRDGGELSEIKAFTAMRDKEDTRRYKMLYNIDNSNYQFADLIIDTEKKSPEEIVELIISCLLSKNLIVKTA encoded by the coding sequence ATGAAAGAAGATTATCGCGTACCTCAGGACAAAATATTACGAATTGCAATTTCAGGCGCATCGGGCTGTGGAAATACAACCGTATCCGGTCTGCTTGCGGAAAAACTCCGTTTGCCCTGTATTAACTATACTTTTAAAAATATTGCAAAAGAGTTAAACATTCCTTTTACCGAAATAATTCAACGGGCAAAAACCGATTTCTCGTATGATAAAAAAGTGGACACCAAACAGGTTGAGCTTGCGCAAAAATCTTCGTGCGTATTGGGTTCCCGTCTTGCGATTTGGCTTTTAAAAGAGGCAGACCTAAAAGTATATCTTTTTGCGTCGGAGGAGGAGCGTGCCAAACGCGTACAAAAAAGAGACGGCGGAGAACTTTCGGAAATCAAAGCTTTTACCGCCATGCGCGATAAAGAAGATACTCGCCGATACAAAATGTTATACAATATCGATAACAGCAATTATCAGTTTGCAGATTTAATTATTGATACCGAAAAAAAATCTCCCGAAGAAATAGTTGAATTAATTATTTCCTGTTTGCTTAGTAAAAATTTAATTGTAAAAACCGCATAA
- a CDS encoding YicC/YloC family endoribonuclease, with product MKSMTGYANLETTIDNFEIACEIKSYNSRFLDLNINLPFWMTRFESLIRAHCTKQILRGKVELNFRIKNANINMNVSANPQMAKAYYDAVKTIADTINLQDEISLSLIIKQEGVLQIDRVFNAEIWESKLPPILDTLLERYDSFRHTEGAALAKDILNMLQKIEYSIEEIDRFSAQMEAIFTKNLQDKFTELTNSQFDEQRVLQEVAALLIKYTINEEVVRLKAHVAALKKELETNKTSGKKIDFICQEINREINTIGSKNQLIEIAQAVVNVKDALENIREQARNLE from the coding sequence ATGAAAAGCATGACTGGTTATGCAAATTTAGAGACAACCATTGATAATTTTGAAATTGCTTGTGAGATTAAAAGTTATAATTCCCGATTTTTAGATTTAAATATAAATCTCCCTTTTTGGATGACCCGTTTTGAGTCTTTAATCAGAGCTCACTGCACAAAGCAAATTTTGCGTGGCAAGGTTGAACTTAATTTTCGTATAAAAAATGCGAACATTAATATGAATGTGAGTGCAAACCCGCAAATGGCAAAGGCATATTATGATGCGGTTAAAACTATTGCCGATACAATTAATTTGCAGGATGAAATAAGTCTTTCGCTTATTATTAAGCAAGAAGGAGTTTTGCAAATTGACAGGGTGTTTAATGCCGAAATTTGGGAGAGTAAACTGCCTCCCATATTAGATACGCTTCTTGAACGCTATGATTCATTTCGGCATACCGAAGGAGCGGCTCTTGCAAAAGATATCCTGAATATGCTGCAAAAAATTGAATATTCTATAGAAGAGATCGACCGTTTTTCCGCTCAAATGGAAGCAATATTTACTAAAAACCTGCAGGATAAATTTACAGAGCTTACAAACAGTCAGTTTGATGAACAGCGCGTATTGCAGGAAGTAGCGGCTCTTCTTATTAAATACACGATCAACGAAGAAGTTGTTAGGCTGAAAGCTCATGTTGCCGCTTTAAAAAAAGAGTTGGAAACGAACAAAACTTCAGGCAAAAAAATTGATTTTATTTGTCAGGAAATAAACCGGGAAATAAACACTATAGGCTCAAAAAACCAGCTCATTGAAATTGCACAGGCAGTGGTAAATGTAAAAGATGCGCTGGAAAATATTCGAGAGCAGGCAAGAAATTTAGAATGA